The following are encoded in a window of Pedobacter cryoconitis genomic DNA:
- the infA gene encoding translation initiation factor IF-1: MAKQASIEQDGVIREALSNAMFRVELENGHEIIAHISGKMRMHYIKILPGDKVKLEMSPYDLSKGRITYRYK, encoded by the coding sequence ATGGCTAAACAAGCCTCGATTGAACAAGACGGTGTAATAAGAGAAGCATTATCAAATGCCATGTTCCGCGTAGAGCTGGAGAATGGGCACGAGATTATCGCTCATATCTCAGGTAAAATGAGGATGCACTACATTAAGATATTACCTGGGGACAAAGTAAAATTAGAGATGTCGCCTTACGATTTATCAAAGGGCAGGATTACTTATAGATATAAATAA
- the rpmD gene encoding 50S ribosomal protein L30 — protein MAKIKITQVKSIIDRSERQKRTMQALGLKKMNQSVEVEANAAIIGMVRKVNHLVAIESI, from the coding sequence ATGGCTAAGATCAAAATAACCCAGGTAAAAAGTATCATTGACAGAAGCGAGCGTCAAAAAAGAACTATGCAGGCATTAGGTTTAAAAAAAATGAACCAGTCTGTTGAAGTTGAAGCTAACGCTGCTATCATTGGGATGGTAAGAAAAGTGAATCACTTAGTAGCTATCGAAAGTATATAA
- a CDS encoding DNA-directed RNA polymerase subunit alpha produces MAILAFQKPDKVIMQKSTDFDGIFEFRPLEPGFGVTIGNALRRILLSSLEGYAITSIRFSGVSHEFSTMKGVVEDLTEIILNLKQVRFKKAGDSGESEKVFIVVNGQDQFLAGDITKFSNNFEVLNPEFVICNMEKSVTLEVELTINKGRGYVPAEENKINDAVVGVIAIDSIFTPMKNVKYTIENYRVEQKTDYEKLILDISTDGSIHPEEALKEAAKILIQHFMLFSDENLVLESQAKEETKEVDEEILHMRKILKTELVDLDLSVRALNCLKAADIRTLADLVSYDVADMLKFRNFGKKSLTEIQELVKSKSLSFGMNLGKYKLDEE; encoded by the coding sequence ATGGCAATTTTAGCATTTCAGAAACCCGATAAGGTCATCATGCAGAAATCAACGGATTTCGATGGTATATTTGAATTTCGTCCTTTAGAACCCGGTTTCGGTGTAACAATTGGTAATGCCTTAAGAAGAATTTTACTTTCTTCTTTAGAGGGGTATGCCATTACAAGTATTCGTTTTTCTGGCGTATCACATGAATTTTCTACAATGAAAGGTGTTGTAGAAGATTTAACTGAAATTATCCTTAATTTGAAACAAGTTCGTTTTAAAAAAGCTGGTGATTCAGGTGAATCTGAAAAAGTCTTTATTGTAGTTAATGGCCAGGATCAATTTCTAGCAGGCGACATAACTAAGTTCTCTAACAACTTCGAAGTCCTTAACCCGGAATTCGTAATTTGTAACATGGAGAAATCAGTTACTTTAGAGGTAGAATTAACTATCAATAAAGGACGTGGTTATGTTCCGGCTGAAGAAAATAAAATTAATGATGCTGTAGTTGGCGTAATCGCGATCGATTCGATCTTTACTCCAATGAAAAATGTAAAATACACGATTGAAAACTATCGTGTTGAACAAAAAACAGATTATGAAAAATTAATTTTAGATATTTCTACTGATGGATCTATTCATCCTGAAGAAGCATTAAAAGAAGCAGCTAAAATTCTAATTCAGCATTTCATGTTGTTCTCTGATGAGAACTTAGTATTAGAATCTCAGGCTAAAGAAGAAACTAAAGAAGTTGATGAGGAAATTTTACATATGCGTAAAATCCTTAAAACTGAATTAGTTGATCTTGATTTATCAGTTCGTGCATTAAACTGCCTGAAAGCAGCGGACATCCGTACATTAGCTGATTTAGTTTCTTATGATGTAGCTGATATGTTAAAATTCAGAAACTTCGGTAAGAAATCATTAACTGAAATCCAGGAATTAGTAAAATCTAAAAGCTTATCATTCGGTATGAATTTAGGTAAATACAAACTGGACGAAGAATAA
- the secY gene encoding preprotein translocase subunit SecY — protein MKKLFTTLSNIWKIQELKERIVFTLVILLVYRFVSHVVLPGVDATALGDNQKSGILGLLDMFAGGSFSRVSVLALGVMPYISASIVVQLLGIAVPSFQKMQKEGESGRNKLNQITRYLTVAITAVQAVGYVKTQVPPEAILIDHTLFFVLATFVLSAGTLFVMWLGEKITDKGIGNGISLIIMVGIIARLPIALQQEISSRFVGDGGLIALVLEIVALFAVVMFTILIVQGVRKVPVQYAKRIVGNRQFGGVRQYIPLKVNAAGVMPIIFAQALMFIPTTVTQFFPKLQNTWLIQFSDPTSLAYSLTFAFLIIAFTFFYTAITVNPVQMSDDMKKNGGFIPGIKPGLSTSSYIDDVISKITFPGSVFLAIIAILPSIAVKFGIKSEFAHFYGGTSLLILVGVVLDTLQQIESYLLMRHYDGLMKTGRVTGRTGVAAANTSSSNAVI, from the coding sequence ATGAAGAAGCTCTTTACTACTTTAAGTAATATTTGGAAAATTCAAGAATTAAAAGAGCGTATCGTATTTACGCTCGTAATTCTTTTGGTCTACAGGTTCGTTTCTCACGTGGTTTTACCAGGTGTGGATGCAACAGCTTTAGGCGATAATCAGAAATCTGGTATCCTTGGTCTGCTTGATATGTTTGCCGGAGGTTCATTCTCCCGCGTATCTGTTCTTGCACTTGGGGTAATGCCTTACATTTCTGCATCAATTGTAGTTCAGTTATTAGGTATCGCTGTTCCTTCTTTCCAGAAAATGCAAAAAGAAGGAGAGAGTGGCAGAAATAAACTAAATCAGATTACCCGTTACTTAACTGTAGCTATTACAGCTGTTCAGGCTGTTGGTTATGTAAAGACTCAGGTTCCACCAGAAGCAATTCTGATTGACCACACTTTATTCTTCGTGCTTGCAACATTTGTTTTATCTGCCGGTACTTTGTTTGTAATGTGGTTAGGGGAAAAAATTACTGATAAAGGTATAGGAAATGGTATTTCACTAATCATCATGGTTGGTATTATCGCACGTCTTCCGATAGCTTTACAACAGGAGATCAGTTCAAGATTTGTTGGAGATGGTGGCTTAATCGCGCTTGTTCTGGAAATTGTAGCACTGTTTGCTGTGGTAATGTTCACTATCCTTATTGTTCAGGGTGTCCGTAAGGTTCCTGTTCAATATGCAAAACGTATTGTTGGTAACAGACAATTCGGTGGCGTAAGACAATATATTCCATTGAAAGTGAATGCTGCTGGTGTAATGCCAATCATCTTTGCTCAGGCATTGATGTTTATCCCAACTACAGTAACTCAGTTCTTTCCTAAGTTACAGAATACCTGGTTAATCCAGTTTAGTGATCCTACTTCACTGGCTTATAGCTTAACGTTTGCATTTTTAATCATTGCTTTCACATTCTTCTATACTGCGATTACTGTTAATCCTGTACAGATGTCTGATGATATGAAGAAAAATGGCGGTTTCATTCCTGGTATCAAACCAGGGTTGTCAACTTCATCTTATATTGATGATGTAATTTCTAAGATCACCTTTCCAGGTTCTGTATTCTTAGCTATTATCGCTATCCTTCCATCGATTGCAGTAAAATTCGGTATCAAATCTGAGTTTGCGCATTTCTATGGTGGTACATCGCTGCTGATTTTAGTAGGTGTTGTATTGGATACTTTGCAACAGATTGAAAGTTATTTATTAATGCGTCATTATGATGGATTAATGAAAACAGGAAGAGTAACAGGTCGTACAGGTGTAGCCGCTGCAAATACAAGCAGTAGCAATGCTGTAATTTAA
- the rpmJ gene encoding 50S ribosomal protein L36 produces the protein MKVRSSIKKRSADCKIIRRKGKLYVINKKNPKYKQRQG, from the coding sequence ATGAAAGTTAGGTCATCAATTAAAAAACGCAGCGCTGATTGCAAGATTATTCGTCGTAAAGGTAAACTTTACGTAATCAACAAGAAAAATCCTAAGTACAAGCAGCGTCAAGGTTAA
- the rpsK gene encoding 30S ribosomal protein S11: MAKSKKVTKKRIVVIEPVGQAHINATFNNIIVTLTNNNGQTISWSSAGKMGFKGSKKNTPYAAGQAASDCGKVAFDLGLRKVEVFVKGPGSGRESAIRTLQISGIEVTSIKDITPLPHNGCRPPKKRRV, encoded by the coding sequence ATGGCTAAGAGTAAAAAAGTAACCAAAAAGCGTATTGTTGTTATTGAACCAGTTGGTCAAGCACATATCAATGCGACTTTTAATAATATCATTGTTACCCTGACAAATAACAACGGTCAAACTATTTCATGGTCTTCAGCTGGTAAAATGGGCTTCAAGGGTTCTAAAAAGAACACTCCATACGCTGCCGGACAAGCTGCATCTGATTGTGGTAAAGTAGCTTTTGATTTAGGTCTGCGTAAAGTAGAAGTATTTGTTAAAGGTCCAGGTTCAGGTCGTGAGTCTGCAATTAGAACATTGCAAATCTCTGGTATCGAAGTTACCTCAATCAAAGATATTACACCGCTTCCACACAATGGATGTCGTCCTCCTAAGAAGAGAAGAGTTTAA
- a CDS encoding class I SAM-dependent methyltransferase — protein MSNQSILQEFHKQLADSIPANVFIKISLGNYQGNDKELKNVYVRRIKIKKVEMLSFTYRNKTRDIVKNFSIEDGLTRISHFISNDFRICTFFSTDKEVIVEHDKKGVITIRERLIKTAAPVVLSHDKEKKRLIQPAGKNYLQELNITDATGTVYKNAQDKYKQINQYVALLDPLIRNLPAGKFKKVVDMGSGKGYLTFALYDYLVNVLKIEASVTGVEYRQDLVDLCNKIASKSNLKGLDFIQGTIEDYASEEINLLIALHACDTATDDAIYKGIKGNAELIVVAPCCHKQIRKQIEKGKAVNELDFLTKYGIFLERQAEMVTDGIRALILEYFGYKTKVFEFISDAHTPKNVLVVGVKTKEQAVDKEEILEKIKRTKEYFGIEYHHLETLVKF, from the coding sequence ATGTCCAATCAATCCATCCTTCAGGAATTCCATAAACAGTTGGCGGATAGTATCCCGGCTAATGTATTTATAAAGATTTCCCTTGGCAATTACCAGGGCAATGACAAGGAATTAAAGAATGTATATGTACGCCGGATAAAGATTAAAAAAGTAGAAATGCTTTCTTTTACTTACCGGAATAAAACAAGGGATATTGTAAAGAACTTTTCGATTGAGGACGGCCTGACCAGAATTAGTCATTTCATCAGCAATGATTTTAGAATCTGTACTTTTTTTAGCACAGACAAAGAGGTAATTGTTGAACATGATAAAAAAGGAGTAATCACGATTAGAGAAAGATTAATCAAAACTGCGGCTCCGGTTGTACTGTCTCATGATAAAGAGAAAAAAAGGTTGATTCAGCCTGCCGGCAAAAATTATTTGCAGGAATTAAATATCACTGATGCTACCGGGACTGTTTATAAAAATGCACAGGACAAGTATAAGCAGATTAATCAGTACGTGGCTTTATTAGACCCACTGATCAGGAATTTGCCTGCTGGCAAGTTTAAAAAGGTGGTCGACATGGGCTCGGGTAAAGGTTATCTTACTTTTGCTTTATATGATTACCTGGTTAATGTGTTAAAAATTGAAGCGAGTGTTACTGGTGTGGAATATCGTCAGGACCTTGTGGATTTATGTAATAAAATAGCTTCGAAGTCAAACTTAAAGGGACTGGATTTTATTCAGGGTACTATAGAAGATTATGCTTCGGAAGAGATCAACTTGTTAATTGCTTTACATGCCTGCGATACGGCCACTGATGATGCGATATACAAGGGGATCAAAGGGAATGCGGAACTTATTGTGGTTGCACCTTGCTGCCATAAGCAGATCAGAAAACAGATAGAAAAAGGGAAGGCTGTAAATGAGCTGGACTTCTTAACGAAGTATGGCATCTTTTTAGAACGTCAGGCAGAAATGGTAACTGATGGAATCAGGGCATTGATACTTGAATATTTTGGGTACAAAACAAAGGTATTTGAATTTATTTCGGATGCACATACCCCAAAAAATGTACTGGTTGTGGGGGTAAAAACCAAAGAACAAGCAGTAGATAAAGAAGAGATTCTGGAGAAGATTAAACGGACAAAAGAATATTTTGGCATTGAGTATCATCATCTTGAAACTCTAGTCAAGTTTTGA
- a CDS encoding NDP-sugar synthase yields MKPTLLILAAGMASRYGSMKQIDGFGPNGETIIDYSIYDAIKAGFGKVVFIIKEEYVENFKAIFDAKLEGKIETDYVFQNFDLKQYGIDIEIERSKPWGTAHAVLAARHAIKEPFCVINADDFYGLDAYEKMVKFLTTEVTGSNYSMIGYEIGKTLSDYGSVSRGVCKVSADGYLEEIIERTKVLREGEAIVYEEDEKQYPLSLDTRVSMNFWGFTPEMFKISEELFRDFAHANKDNPKAEFFIPLVADSLLSSETADFKVVPTDSKWFGVTYKEDKPIVQASIDQLVKDGVYPENLWK; encoded by the coding sequence ATGAAACCTACGTTATTAATACTCGCAGCCGGTATGGCAAGTCGCTATGGCAGCATGAAACAAATTGATGGTTTTGGTCCGAACGGAGAGACCATAATCGACTATTCTATCTATGATGCTATCAAAGCCGGCTTTGGGAAAGTAGTGTTTATCATCAAAGAAGAATATGTAGAAAACTTCAAAGCTATCTTTGATGCTAAGCTTGAAGGTAAAATAGAAACGGATTATGTATTCCAGAATTTTGATCTTAAACAATATGGAATTGATATTGAAATAGAAAGAAGTAAACCATGGGGAACCGCTCACGCTGTTCTTGCAGCAAGACACGCAATAAAAGAGCCATTCTGTGTAATTAATGCAGATGATTTTTACGGATTGGATGCTTATGAGAAAATGGTTAAATTTTTAACTACTGAAGTTACTGGCAGCAACTATTCTATGATTGGTTATGAAATCGGTAAAACTTTATCAGATTACGGATCAGTATCACGTGGTGTGTGTAAAGTGAGTGCAGACGGTTACCTGGAAGAAATCATAGAGCGTACCAAAGTACTTCGTGAAGGAGAAGCTATCGTTTACGAAGAAGATGAAAAACAATATCCTTTATCATTGGATACCCGTGTATCCATGAACTTCTGGGGTTTTACACCAGAAATGTTTAAAATATCTGAAGAGCTTTTCAGAGACTTCGCACATGCAAACAAAGACAACCCTAAAGCAGAATTTTTTATTCCATTAGTAGCCGATAGCCTGTTAAGCTCAGAGACAGCAGATTTCAAAGTCGTGCCTACAGACAGCAAATGGTTTGGTGTAACTTACAAAGAAGATAAACCAATTGTACAGGCATCTATAGACCAATTGGTTAAAGACGGTGTATATCCTGAAAACCTGTGGAAATAA
- the rplQ gene encoding 50S ribosomal protein L17, whose product MRHGKKHNHLGRTKSHRKAMLANMASSLIKHKRISTTLAKAKALRMYVEPLITKSKNDTTHSRRTVFSYLQDKDSVTELFRDVAAKVANRPGGYTRIIKLNNRLGDNAEMAFIELVDYNEVYGKEVATEEKKTTRRGRSKATTKKADATEAPAKAEVAADEAVVEAPAAEETKEDKGE is encoded by the coding sequence ATGAGACACGGTAAAAAACACAATCACTTAGGCAGAACTAAGTCCCATCGTAAAGCGATGTTGGCTAACATGGCCTCATCATTGATCAAACACAAAAGAATCTCTACTACTTTAGCAAAAGCAAAAGCTTTGCGTATGTATGTTGAGCCTTTGATCACTAAATCTAAAAACGATACTACACACTCTCGTCGTACTGTTTTTAGTTATTTACAGGACAAAGATTCAGTTACTGAATTGTTCCGTGATGTAGCTGCAAAAGTTGCTAACCGTCCAGGTGGTTATACCAGAATTATCAAGTTAAACAATCGTTTAGGTGATAATGCTGAGATGGCATTCATCGAGCTTGTTGATTACAACGAAGTTTACGGTAAAGAAGTTGCTACTGAAGAGAAGAAAACAACACGTCGTGGCAGAAGTAAAGCTACTACTAAAAAAGCTGATGCTACTGAAGCTCCTGCTAAAGCAGAAGTTGCAGCTGATGAAGCTGTTGTTGAAGCTCCGGCAGCTGAAGAAACAAAAGAAGATAAAGGAGAATAA
- the rplO gene encoding 50S ribosomal protein L15 produces the protein MNLSNLKPASGSTKNSKRIGRGTGSGRGGTSTRGHKGAGSRSGHKTKIGFEGGQMPLQRRVPKVGFKPINRVEYVGVNLDVLQGLAERFSLTTIDFATLQDHGLAHKNDLIKILGRGEVKSKIEVKAHAFSATAQKAIEAVGGSIEKL, from the coding sequence ATGAACTTAAGTAATTTAAAACCTGCATCAGGTTCTACTAAAAATAGTAAAAGAATAGGTCGTGGTACTGGTTCTGGTCGTGGTGGTACTTCCACTCGTGGTCATAAAGGTGCTGGATCACGTTCTGGTCACAAAACTAAAATCGGTTTTGAAGGTGGTCAAATGCCATTACAACGTCGTGTACCTAAGGTTGGTTTCAAACCAATTAACCGTGTTGAATATGTAGGCGTTAACTTAGACGTATTACAAGGTTTAGCAGAAAGGTTCAGCTTAACTACTATTGATTTCGCTACTTTGCAAGATCATGGTTTAGCGCACAAAAACGATCTTATCAAGATCTTGGGTCGTGGTGAAGTAAAATCTAAAATCGAAGTTAAAGCACATGCTTTTTCTGCAACTGCACAGAAAGCTATTGAAGCTGTTGGAGGCTCAATAGAAAAATTGTAA
- the map gene encoding type I methionyl aminopeptidase: MSKVYYKSPEEVELIRESSLLVSKTLAEVAKIIAPGVTTMQLNKLAETYIQDNGAIPAFLNYNGFPYSLCISPNEQVVHGFPGDYVIQEGDLISVDCGVIKNNFFGDSAYTFSIGEISPERQKLVDITQECLKRAIDKAVVGSRIGDVGFAVQSLAEENGFGVVRELVGHGVGVKLHEKPEVPNYGKRGTGMKLEEGMVIAIEPMINAGTANVKFWSDGWTVTSRDNSPSAHFEHTIAVKKGKADVLSTFSFIEEVLKEKR; this comes from the coding sequence ATGTCTAAGGTTTATTATAAGTCTCCCGAAGAAGTAGAGCTGATCAGGGAAAGCTCATTACTGGTGTCTAAGACGCTTGCAGAAGTCGCAAAAATCATCGCACCAGGAGTTACAACGATGCAGTTAAATAAACTCGCGGAGACTTATATACAAGATAACGGAGCAATCCCTGCATTTCTAAACTATAACGGATTTCCATATTCACTTTGTATTTCTCCAAATGAGCAGGTTGTTCATGGATTTCCAGGTGACTATGTGATACAGGAAGGCGATTTAATTTCTGTCGATTGTGGTGTTATTAAAAACAACTTCTTTGGTGACTCGGCTTATACTTTCTCTATCGGAGAAATTAGCCCTGAGCGTCAGAAGCTGGTTGATATCACTCAGGAATGTTTAAAACGTGCCATTGATAAAGCTGTTGTCGGATCCCGTATCGGTGATGTAGGATTTGCAGTTCAGTCTTTAGCAGAGGAGAACGGTTTTGGTGTAGTGAGAGAGCTTGTTGGTCACGGTGTTGGCGTTAAATTACATGAGAAGCCCGAAGTACCAAACTATGGTAAACGGGGCACAGGGATGAAATTAGAGGAAGGAATGGTAATTGCCATAGAGCCAATGATTAACGCCGGTACTGCTAATGTAAAGTTTTGGTCTGATGGATGGACTGTTACAAGTCGTGATAATTCACCGTCGGCACATTTTGAGCACACAATTGCTGTTAAAAAGGGCAAGGCAGACGTTTTATCGACCTTTTCATTTATTGAAGAAGTTTTAAAAGAAAAAAGGTAA
- the rpsD gene encoding 30S ribosomal protein S4, with protein MARYTGPKSKIARKFREPIFGPDKVLDRKNYPPGQHGASKRRGKQSEYSVQLMEKQKVKYTYGVLERQFRNLFTKASSRQGITGDNLLQLLEARLDNTVYRLGIATTRSAARQLVSHKHVTVNGEVVNIPSYQLKAGDVVAVREKSKTLESITNSVAGRVINKFNWLDWNASELSGKFLTYPNRDEIPENIKENLIIELYSK; from the coding sequence ATGGCAAGATATACAGGACCAAAATCCAAAATCGCGCGTAAATTCAGAGAACCAATTTTTGGTCCTGATAAAGTATTAGATAGAAAAAACTATCCTCCTGGACAGCACGGTGCGTCTAAAAGAAGAGGTAAACAATCTGAATATTCAGTACAGTTAATGGAGAAACAAAAAGTTAAATACACTTATGGTGTATTAGAACGTCAGTTCCGTAACTTGTTTACTAAAGCATCTTCCCGTCAGGGCATTACAGGTGATAACTTATTACAATTATTAGAAGCTCGTTTAGATAATACAGTTTATAGATTAGGTATTGCAACTACTCGTTCTGCTGCTCGTCAGTTAGTTAGCCATAAACACGTAACAGTGAACGGTGAAGTAGTAAATATCCCTTCTTATCAATTGAAAGCTGGTGACGTTGTTGCAGTTCGTGAGAAATCTAAAACTCTTGAAAGCATCACTAATTCAGTAGCAGGAAGAGTAATCAATAAGTTTAATTGGTTAGATTGGAATGCATCGGAATTAAGCGGTAAGTTCTTAACTTATCCAAATCGCGACGAGATTCCAGAAAATATCAAAGAAAACCTTATTATAGAGTTGTACTCTAAGTAA
- the dnaK gene encoding molecular chaperone DnaK, with protein sequence MSKIIGIDLGTTNSCVAVMEGNEPVVIANSEGKRTTPSIVAFAENGERKVGDSAKRQAITNPTKTIYSIKRFMGSSFAEVAKETGRVPYKVVKGDNNTPRVEIDDRKYTPQEISAMILQKMKKTAEDFLGHEVTEAVITVPAYFNDAQRQATKEAGEIAGLTVKRIINEPTAAALAYGLDKAHKDMKIVVFDCGGGTHDVSVLELGDGVFEVKSTDGDTHLGGDDFDHIIIDWLAAEFKAENGMDLNQDPMALQRLKEAAEKAKIELSSTTSTEVNLPYITADASGPKHLVRTLSRAKFEQLAADLIKRTIEPCKSALKNAGLKTSDIDEIILVGGSTRIPAIQEAVKAFFGKDPSKGVNPDEVVAIGAAIQGGVLTGEVKDVLLLDVTPLSLGIETMGGVMTKLIEANTTIPSKKAETFSTAADNQPSVEIHILQGERPMAAQNRTIGRFILDGIPPSPRGVPQVEVAFDIDANGILHVSAKDKATGKEQKIRIEASSGLTEEEIKRMREEAEQNADADKIAKEEADKINSADALIFSTEKQLKEFGDKISADKKAPIEAGLAKLQAAHAARSFADIDAAQAELQAAWNEASEEMYKAGQDGGAPAEGGAQSNGQTADAADNVTDVDFEEVKDDKK encoded by the coding sequence ATGTCAAAAATTATTGGTATAGACTTAGGAACAACAAACTCTTGCGTAGCCGTAATGGAAGGTAACGAACCTGTAGTTATAGCCAACAGTGAGGGGAAACGTACAACGCCATCCATTGTTGCTTTTGCAGAAAATGGTGAACGTAAAGTAGGTGATTCTGCAAAACGCCAGGCAATCACTAACCCAACAAAAACAATTTATTCAATTAAGCGTTTCATGGGCAGCAGCTTTGCTGAGGTTGCTAAAGAAACTGGTCGCGTACCTTACAAAGTTGTTAAGGGTGACAACAATACTCCACGTGTTGAAATTGATGACCGTAAATACACTCCACAGGAAATTTCTGCAATGATCTTGCAAAAAATGAAAAAAACTGCGGAAGACTTTTTAGGTCATGAAGTAACAGAAGCAGTTATTACTGTTCCTGCTTATTTCAACGATGCTCAACGTCAGGCAACTAAAGAAGCTGGTGAAATCGCTGGTTTAACAGTTAAACGTATCATCAACGAGCCAACTGCTGCTGCTTTAGCTTACGGTTTGGACAAAGCACATAAAGACATGAAAATTGTTGTGTTTGACTGTGGTGGTGGTACACATGACGTTTCTGTATTAGAATTAGGTGATGGTGTATTTGAAGTAAAATCTACTGACGGTGATACTCACTTAGGTGGTGATGACTTTGACCACATTATCATTGACTGGTTAGCTGCTGAATTCAAAGCTGAAAATGGTATGGACCTTAATCAGGATCCAATGGCATTACAACGTTTGAAAGAAGCTGCTGAGAAAGCTAAAATTGAGCTTTCAAGCACTACTTCTACAGAAGTTAACTTACCATATATCACTGCTGATGCAAGCGGACCAAAACACTTAGTGAGAACTTTAAGCCGTGCTAAATTTGAGCAATTGGCTGCTGATCTGATCAAACGTACTATCGAGCCTTGTAAATCTGCATTGAAAAATGCTGGTTTAAAAACTTCTGATATCGATGAAATCATTTTAGTAGGTGGTTCTACCCGTATTCCTGCTATTCAGGAAGCAGTAAAAGCATTCTTCGGTAAAGATCCTTCTAAAGGTGTAAACCCTGATGAGGTTGTAGCTATCGGTGCTGCAATTCAAGGTGGTGTTTTAACTGGTGAGGTTAAAGATGTATTGTTATTAGACGTAACTCCTCTTTCTTTAGGTATTGAGACTATGGGTGGTGTAATGACTAAATTAATTGAAGCGAATACTACTATTCCTTCTAAAAAAGCAGAAACTTTCTCTACAGCTGCTGATAACCAGCCTTCGGTAGAAATCCACATCTTACAAGGTGAGCGTCCAATGGCTGCTCAGAACCGTACGATTGGTCGTTTTATCTTAGACGGTATACCTCCATCTCCACGTGGTGTTCCTCAGGTTGAAGTTGCTTTTGACATTGATGCGAATGGTATCTTACACGTAAGTGCAAAAGATAAAGCTACTGGTAAAGAGCAAAAAATTCGTATTGAGGCTTCATCAGGTTTAACTGAAGAAGAAATCAAAAGAATGAGAGAAGAAGCTGAGCAAAATGCTGATGCTGATAAAATTGCTAAAGAAGAAGCTGATAAAATCAACAGTGCTGATGCTTTAATTTTCTCTACTGAGAAACAATTGAAAGAATTCGGTGATAAAATCTCTGCTGATAAAAAAGCTCCGATTGAAGCTGGTTTAGCTAAATTACAAGCGGCACATGCTGCAAGAAGTTTCGCTGATATTGATGCTGCTCAGGCAGAATTACAAGCAGCATGGAATGAAGCATCTGAAGAGATGTACAAAGCTGGTCAGGACGGTGGTGCACCTGCTGAAGGTGGTGCTCAGTCAAACGGTCAAACAGCTGATGCTGCTGACAACGTTACTGATGTTGACTTCGAAGAAGTAAAAGACGATAAGAAATAA
- the rpsM gene encoding 30S ribosomal protein S13 — protein MARISGIDLPRNKRGEIGLTYIFGVGRSTAQRILTEAGIDFSKKVQDWSDEELSAIRTIINDGIKVEGALRSEVQLNIKRLMDIGCYRGLRHRKGLPVRGQRTKNNSRTRKGKRKTVANKKKATK, from the coding sequence ATGGCAAGGATATCAGGTATAGATTTACCAAGAAACAAAAGAGGCGAAATTGGACTAACTTACATCTTCGGTGTAGGCAGATCAACTGCTCAGCGTATATTAACTGAGGCAGGTATCGATTTTAGCAAAAAAGTACAAGACTGGTCTGATGAAGAGTTATCAGCGATACGTACAATCATTAACGACGGAATTAAAGTAGAAGGTGCTTTACGTTCTGAAGTTCAGTTAAACATCAAACGTTTAATGGATATTGGTTGTTACCGCGGATTACGTCACAGAAAAGGTTTACCGGTACGTGGACAACGTACTAAGAACAATTCTCGTACTCGTAAAGGCAAGAGAAAAACAGTTGCTAACAAGAAAAAAGCTACTAAATAA